A genomic window from Mesorhizobium sp. CAU 1732 includes:
- a CDS encoding sugar ABC transporter ATP-binding protein: protein MSEASPLVAVSDASMRFGVVNALDGVSLALRAGACVGLVGHNGAGKSTLVNVLNGGLTPQAGSVLVDGEQRGWGVGEARAQGLRCVFQELSLCPNLTIVENTRLMHKGHFGAPGKAWRARAAAIIRESLNRVFPGHGIDPHSQVSGLAIAQRQMVEIAMAFADPGIAPRIVILDEPTSSLDGETAAQLLAHVRRFVAAGGCVVLISHILSEILASCDRIVVMKDGQVVADRPASEFTQEGLVTAMGSTARDRSAKHRVTAANEAPLIVHEPRRGLPFSVHPGEVVGLAGLAGHGQTELLHMLHARLSSEWRTIRDPAVAFVAGDRRLDGVFEAWSIRMNLVMSALSGFVRGGVIDRDAERQAADEWKTRIGIRSPDLSLPILSLSGGNQQKVLFARALLTSAPLVLMDDPMRGVDVGTKQEVYDIVRAEADKGRAFVWYSTEMEEMEQCDRVFVFREGFIEAELTGDGITEEAMLAASFRAAS from the coding sequence ATGAGCGAAGCCTCTCCCCTCGTTGCGGTTTCCGATGCGAGCATGCGGTTCGGCGTGGTGAATGCGCTGGACGGCGTGAGCCTGGCGTTGCGCGCCGGCGCGTGCGTGGGGCTGGTCGGCCACAACGGAGCCGGCAAGTCCACGCTGGTGAACGTGCTCAATGGGGGGCTGACGCCGCAGGCCGGATCGGTCCTCGTGGACGGCGAACAGCGCGGCTGGGGCGTTGGCGAGGCGCGGGCGCAAGGTCTGCGCTGCGTCTTCCAGGAGCTGTCGCTTTGCCCCAATCTGACGATCGTCGAGAACACCCGCCTCATGCACAAGGGGCATTTCGGCGCGCCGGGGAAAGCGTGGCGCGCTCGGGCGGCAGCCATCATCCGCGAAAGCCTCAACCGCGTGTTTCCCGGCCACGGCATCGACCCGCACAGCCAGGTCTCCGGCCTGGCGATCGCCCAGCGCCAGATGGTCGAGATCGCGATGGCATTCGCAGATCCGGGCATCGCGCCACGCATCGTCATCCTGGATGAGCCGACCTCGTCGCTGGACGGAGAAACCGCGGCGCAACTGCTCGCCCACGTGCGCCGCTTCGTGGCAGCGGGCGGATGCGTGGTTCTGATCTCGCACATCCTTTCGGAAATCCTGGCCAGTTGCGACCGGATCGTCGTGATGAAGGACGGACAGGTCGTCGCCGACCGTCCCGCGAGCGAGTTCACGCAGGAGGGGCTGGTGACCGCGATGGGTTCGACGGCGCGCGACAGGTCGGCGAAACACAGGGTGACGGCGGCGAACGAAGCGCCCCTGATCGTCCATGAACCCCGGCGCGGCCTTCCCTTCTCCGTTCATCCCGGCGAGGTCGTCGGGCTGGCTGGTCTGGCCGGACACGGGCAGACGGAATTGCTGCACATGCTGCACGCCCGCCTGTCGTCCGAATGGCGCACCATCCGCGATCCCGCCGTGGCGTTCGTCGCCGGAGACCGGCGGCTCGACGGCGTGTTCGAAGCATGGTCGATCCGGATGAACCTCGTCATGAGCGCACTGTCAGGGTTCGTCCGGGGCGGCGTGATCGATCGCGACGCCGAACGCCAGGCTGCGGACGAGTGGAAAACGCGCATCGGCATCCGCTCGCCCGATCTCTCGCTGCCCATCCTGTCGTTGTCTGGCGGCAACCAGCAGAAGGTGCTGTTTGCCCGCGCGCTTCTGACCAGCGCCCCGCTCGTTCTGATGGACGACCCGATGCGTGGCGTCGATGTCGGCACCAAGCAGGAGGTCTACGACATCGTCCGGGCGGAGGCCGACAAGGGCCGCGCCTTTGTCTGGTACTCCACCGAAATGGAGGAAATGGAGCAGTGCGACCGGGTCTTCGTGTTCCGCGAGGGCTTCATTGAAGCCGAACTGACCGGAGACGGCATCACCGAGGAAGCCATGCTCGCAGCCTCGTTCAGGGCGGCTTCATGA
- a CDS encoding ABC transporter permease, with amino-acid sequence MRALLLRPWIWAWAGAIAVWIVTTAATAGASAGGLTQAAFTFAAFSVIVGLGQMFVITLGPGNIDLSIPATMTLAGTVSLKFMAEQNGLIIPGLAISLGIGAGVGVANYTLIKALRIPPIIATLAMSFLIQSMAIWTNRGLRVKPPEWLASASTGNLWGVPNVAVMAGLLTIAAWFLLERTPFGRRVTAIGQSMAAARMAGVPVDGVRLLTYVLCATLAGLGGFVLACFSGGAALNMGAEYLLASIAVVVIGGSSVAGGNSNVPGIWGAALFLFLVVSMLNTYGFGAGPRLILTGLIIIAVILAASARRMEAR; translated from the coding sequence ATGAGAGCCCTTCTGCTGCGACCATGGATATGGGCCTGGGCTGGCGCGATCGCCGTGTGGATCGTGACGACCGCTGCCACCGCAGGTGCGAGTGCCGGCGGCCTGACACAGGCCGCTTTCACCTTCGCGGCCTTTTCCGTCATCGTCGGGCTCGGCCAGATGTTCGTCATCACGCTCGGTCCCGGGAACATCGACCTTTCGATCCCCGCGACGATGACGCTGGCCGGCACGGTATCGCTCAAGTTCATGGCCGAGCAGAACGGTCTGATCATCCCCGGCCTGGCGATCTCGCTCGGCATCGGCGCGGGCGTCGGCGTCGCGAACTACACGCTCATCAAGGCGTTGCGCATACCGCCGATCATCGCCACGCTGGCGATGAGTTTTCTCATCCAGTCGATGGCGATCTGGACGAACCGGGGGCTGCGCGTGAAGCCGCCCGAATGGCTGGCCTCGGCCTCGACCGGCAATCTGTGGGGCGTGCCCAACGTGGCCGTCATGGCGGGTCTTCTGACCATCGCCGCCTGGTTCCTGCTCGAGCGGACGCCCTTCGGGCGGCGCGTCACCGCCATCGGCCAGAGCATGGCCGCCGCGCGCATGGCGGGCGTGCCGGTGGATGGCGTCAGGCTTCTCACCTATGTCCTGTGCGCGACGCTCGCTGGGCTGGGCGGTTTCGTGCTGGCCTGCTTTTCGGGCGGCGCGGCGCTCAACATGGGCGCTGAGTACCTGCTGGCATCGATCGCCGTCGTCGTTATCGGGGGCTCTTCCGTGGCCGGCGGCAACTCCAACGTTCCCGGCATCTGGGGTGCCGCGCTCTTCCTGTTCCTCGTCGTCTCGATGCTCAACACCTACGGCTTCGGCGCGGGGCCCCGGCTCATCCTCACCGGTCTCATCATCATCGCCGTCATCCTGGCCGCGAGCGCGCGGCGCATGGAGGCACGCTAG
- a CDS encoding ABC transporter permease codes for MKLNADHVRLAVPVMALAALLIGVFALQPRAMSYTGLNLLFNLAVPIALATLAQMFIIAVNDLDLSMGAFVSFVACVTATVLQQTPLLGTAILVGCICVYAVLGVVIYLQRLPSIVVTLGMSFVWTGLAVMILPVPGGSPPDGIRALMTLRPPLVPMAIAASVLIAVAAHLIIARSSLGVAIRGVGGNERSVSRAGWNVLLVRAAAYALAAAFAVMAGMALVGLTTSADANIALRYTLLSIAGVILGGGEFVGGRVSAVGAVVGALTLALAGSFLSFLRLSPDWQIGAQGAILILVLALRLGLRSLEKRGVVAR; via the coding sequence ATGAAGCTGAATGCAGATCATGTTCGGCTTGCCGTACCCGTCATGGCGCTTGCGGCGCTGCTGATCGGCGTGTTCGCGTTGCAGCCGCGCGCGATGAGCTACACCGGACTGAACCTTCTCTTCAATCTCGCCGTGCCGATCGCGCTGGCGACGCTGGCGCAGATGTTCATCATCGCGGTCAACGACCTCGATCTGTCGATGGGCGCGTTCGTCAGCTTCGTCGCCTGCGTGACCGCCACCGTCCTGCAGCAGACCCCGCTTCTGGGAACGGCGATCCTCGTTGGCTGCATCTGCGTCTATGCCGTGCTGGGCGTCGTCATCTATTTGCAACGCCTGCCGTCGATCGTCGTGACGCTGGGCATGAGCTTCGTGTGGACCGGTCTCGCGGTGATGATCCTGCCCGTGCCGGGCGGCTCTCCGCCCGACGGGATCCGGGCGCTGATGACGCTGCGCCCGCCGCTCGTCCCGATGGCAATCGCAGCGAGCGTCCTGATCGCGGTTGCGGCGCACCTGATCATCGCGCGCTCGTCGCTCGGTGTCGCGATACGGGGCGTCGGCGGCAACGAGCGCTCTGTGTCGCGCGCCGGATGGAACGTGCTTCTGGTGCGCGCCGCGGCCTATGCGCTTGCCGCAGCCTTCGCCGTCATGGCGGGCATGGCCCTTGTGGGGCTGACCACATCGGCGGACGCCAACATCGCGCTTCGCTACACGCTCCTGTCCATCGCCGGTGTGATCCTCGGCGGCGGCGAGTTCGTCGGCGGCCGGGTCTCGGCGGTCGGCGCAGTCGTCGGTGCGCTGACGCTGGCTCTTGCCGGCTCCTTCCTGTCGTTCCTGCGCCTGTCGCCGGACTGGCAGATCGGAGCGCAGGGCGCCATCCTGATCCTCGTGCTCGCGCTACGGCTCGGCCTGCGCTCGCTCGAAAAGCGCGGAGTCGTGGCGCGATGA
- a CDS encoding ABC transporter substrate-binding protein, translated as MNRTILLTAALALLAVPATADTADKRIALSNNYAGNSWRQAMLTSWETVTGPAVSEGVVAAADPFTTGENSATEQASQIQNMILQGYDAIVVNAASPTALNGAVKEACDAGIVVVSFDGVVTEPCAWRIAVDFKEMGRGQVEYLAGRLPDGGNLLEIRGLAGVFVDDEISAGIHAGVEQFPQFKIVGSVHGDWAQDVAQRAVAGILPSLPEIVGVVTQGGDGYGAAQAIAAAGRDVPIIVMGNRQDELAWWKERKDADGYETMSVSIAPGVSTLAFWVAQQILDGKEVSKELIVPFLTISQDNLEQNLETTPAGGVANVEYSLEDAVAVIESAN; from the coding sequence ATGAACAGGACAATCCTGCTGACTGCGGCGCTTGCGCTTCTGGCGGTGCCGGCGACAGCGGACACTGCCGACAAACGTATTGCGCTGTCCAACAATTATGCCGGCAATTCATGGCGTCAGGCCATGCTGACGAGTTGGGAGACGGTGACGGGGCCGGCGGTCAGCGAAGGCGTGGTAGCCGCCGCAGATCCGTTCACGACCGGCGAGAATTCGGCGACCGAACAGGCGTCGCAAATCCAGAACATGATCCTTCAGGGCTATGACGCGATCGTCGTCAACGCCGCATCGCCAACCGCGCTCAACGGCGCGGTCAAGGAAGCATGCGATGCCGGCATCGTGGTCGTCAGCTTCGACGGCGTCGTGACCGAGCCGTGCGCATGGCGCATTGCGGTGGATTTCAAGGAGATGGGGCGCGGACAGGTCGAATATCTCGCGGGCAGGCTGCCGGATGGCGGCAATCTTCTCGAGATACGCGGCCTGGCGGGCGTCTTCGTCGATGACGAGATCAGCGCGGGCATCCATGCCGGCGTCGAGCAGTTCCCGCAGTTCAAGATCGTCGGCTCCGTACATGGCGACTGGGCGCAGGACGTCGCGCAGCGCGCGGTCGCGGGCATCCTCCCCTCGCTTCCCGAGATCGTCGGCGTGGTGACGCAGGGCGGCGACGGCTATGGCGCGGCGCAGGCTATCGCGGCCGCCGGGCGCGATGTGCCGATCATCGTGATGGGCAACCGGCAGGACGAGCTTGCCTGGTGGAAGGAGAGGAAGGACGCGGACGGCTATGAGACTATGTCGGTGTCGATCGCGCCGGGCGTTTCGACGCTTGCATTCTGGGTGGCCCAGCAGATCCTCGACGGCAAGGAAGTCTCCAAGGAGCTGATCGTTCCGTTCCTGACGATCTCGCAGGACAATCTCGAACAGAACCTCGAGACGACGCCTGCGGGCGGGGTGGCCAATGTCGAGTATTCGCTCGAAGACGCCGTCGCGGTGATCGAAAGCGCCAACTGA
- a CDS encoding SMP-30/gluconolactonase/LRE family protein, with product MTQDLYDIRDPRFLDCVVIYAGMEEIASGCRWTEGPVWFADQDLLLFSDIPNDRIMRWVPGQGTSVFRQASNFANGHTRDRQGRLISCEHGSRRVTRTEADGSTTVLADSFGGKRLNSPNDVIVKSDGSIWFTDPTYGILSDYEGYRAEPEQAARNVFRLDSTSGALASVVDDFTQPNGLCFSPDEKRLYIAESGSSHDENVPSVIRVFDVAGDRLTGGDVFCTIDNGLPDGIRCDMNGNLWSSAEDGVHVFSPDGHCLGKIHVPQRVSNLTFGGPRRNRLFITATTSVYLLYVAATGAQRP from the coding sequence ATGACCCAGGACCTCTACGACATTCGCGACCCCCGCTTCCTCGACTGTGTGGTCATTTACGCGGGCATGGAAGAGATCGCGAGCGGCTGCCGCTGGACGGAAGGACCGGTCTGGTTCGCGGATCAGGACCTGCTCCTGTTCTCCGACATCCCCAACGACCGCATCATGCGATGGGTGCCGGGACAGGGAACCAGCGTCTTCCGCCAGGCGTCGAACTTCGCCAACGGGCACACGCGCGATCGTCAGGGCCGGCTCATATCCTGCGAACACGGCAGCCGCCGGGTGACACGCACCGAAGCCGACGGCTCGACGACCGTCCTGGCCGACAGCTTCGGCGGCAAGCGCCTGAACTCGCCTAACGACGTGATCGTCAAATCTGATGGTTCGATCTGGTTCACCGATCCCACCTACGGAATCCTCTCCGACTACGAGGGCTATCGTGCCGAGCCGGAGCAGGCTGCCCGCAACGTCTTCCGCCTCGACTCGACATCCGGCGCGCTGGCGTCGGTCGTCGATGACTTCACGCAGCCCAACGGCCTTTGCTTCTCGCCGGATGAAAAGCGGCTCTACATCGCGGAGAGTGGATCGAGCCACGACGAAAACGTTCCCAGCGTCATCCGCGTCTTCGACGTCGCGGGCGACCGGCTCACAGGCGGCGACGTTTTCTGCACCATCGACAATGGGCTGCCGGACGGCATTCGCTGCGACATGAACGGCAATCTGTGGTCGAGCGCGGAGGACGGCGTACACGTCTTCTCGCCTGACGGGCATTGTCTCGGCAAGATCCACGTGCCGCAGCGCGTCTCCAACCTGACCTTCGGCGGACCGCGCCGCAACCGGCTGTTCATCACCGCCACGACGTCGGTCTATCTGCTCTACGTCGCCGCCACCGGGGCGCAGAGGCCTTGA